One Chitinophaga parva DNA segment encodes these proteins:
- a CDS encoding discoidin domain-containing protein, translating into MLKKNGKWLAGLLMMAGLQAAAQQPCMRLNSGTPGVVWKVKPAATAPAAAQLQATDYDDKDWVTADVPGTVFGAYVAAGLEKDPNFGDNIYKVDKSKYDRDFWYRTVFTPAANRQEKQWLIFEGVNRKGEVFLNGQRLGLLDGFMDRGKFDVTHILRPGQPNVLAVLVKWPGTPIVNYSSPTYISAASWDWMPYVPGLNMGITDDVYLGSSGAVTINDPWIRTLVPDTAHAMLHISMDLHNDGDSEQEGTVTGTITPGNITFSRKVKVGAGRTDHVSFQEKAEHPQLWWPNGYGAQPLYTCDLQFTAATKVSDEKRVKFGIKQYSYDTLGGVLHLHINGQRIFIKGGNWGMSEYMLRCRGGEYETKLKLHHDMHLNMVRNWIGSTTDEEFYEACDKYGLMVWDDFWLNSHPNLPDDVFAFNRNAVEKIKRLRNHPSIAVWCGDNEGYPLPPLNGWLREDVATFDAGDRLYQANSHADGLTGSGPWANFLPSWYFTRFPGGFGGTPGWGLRTEIGTAVFTNVESFKRFMPDSSWWPRNEMWNKHFFGKNAFNAGPDRYDDAITKSYGAPTGIDDYCRKAQLLNIETNKAMYEGWLHNMWNDASGIMTWMSQSAYPSFVWQTYDYYYDLTGAYFGVKKACEPLHIQWSAGDNSVKVINTTLQNAPGLTAEAMVYNVDGRPAKEFAKTVKVDAAAGAATPCFNLNFNIDNLAFRKPAVASSTSNDGGDAGAVADGSTGSRWSSHYTDHEWVYVDLQAPQEISSVVLNWETAHAKAFRLLVSDDAQNWKEIYQTTDGKGGMETVNFPPVKARYVKMQGDKRATEWGYSLYDFEVYGKRSSTLSDVQFIRLYLKDGTGRVLSDNFYWRSNRAADYTALNKLAPVKLTITSKMETVGDSIRIRAIVRNPASTTAFAVRVQLLRADNNQQVLPLLMSDNYFTLFKGEQQEVVMQVEKKVLENGKYKLTAIPYNGN; encoded by the coding sequence ATGCTTAAAAAGAACGGAAAATGGCTGGCGGGCCTGCTCATGATGGCAGGTCTGCAAGCCGCGGCACAGCAGCCATGCATGCGCCTCAACAGTGGCACACCCGGCGTAGTGTGGAAGGTGAAACCCGCTGCCACAGCGCCCGCAGCTGCACAACTGCAGGCGACGGACTACGATGACAAGGACTGGGTGACCGCCGACGTACCAGGCACCGTGTTTGGGGCTTACGTAGCGGCTGGTCTTGAAAAAGACCCCAACTTTGGCGACAACATTTACAAGGTAGACAAATCAAAGTACGACCGCGACTTTTGGTACCGCACGGTATTTACACCGGCGGCTAACCGGCAGGAAAAACAGTGGCTCATCTTTGAAGGTGTGAACCGCAAAGGCGAAGTGTTCCTTAACGGGCAGCGCCTTGGCCTGCTGGACGGCTTCATGGACCGGGGTAAGTTTGACGTGACCCATATCCTGCGCCCGGGGCAACCTAACGTGTTGGCCGTGCTGGTAAAGTGGCCGGGCACCCCGATCGTGAATTACTCCAGCCCTACTTACATTTCCGCCGCCAGTTGGGATTGGATGCCTTATGTGCCGGGCCTCAACATGGGCATCACCGATGATGTATACCTGGGCAGCTCCGGCGCCGTGACCATCAACGATCCCTGGATCCGTACCCTGGTGCCGGATACGGCGCATGCTATGCTGCACATCAGCATGGACCTGCACAATGACGGCGACAGTGAGCAGGAGGGAACCGTAACAGGTACGATCACACCGGGCAATATCACCTTCTCCCGCAAAGTAAAGGTGGGCGCGGGCAGGACAGATCATGTGAGCTTCCAGGAAAAAGCGGAGCACCCGCAGCTCTGGTGGCCCAATGGTTATGGCGCGCAGCCGCTTTATACCTGTGACCTGCAATTTACCGCCGCCACAAAAGTATCCGATGAAAAGCGGGTGAAGTTTGGTATAAAACAGTACAGCTACGATACCCTGGGTGGGGTGCTGCACCTGCATATTAACGGGCAACGCATCTTCATCAAAGGCGGCAACTGGGGCATGTCTGAGTACATGCTGCGCTGCCGGGGCGGTGAGTATGAAACCAAGCTGAAACTGCACCATGACATGCACCTGAACATGGTGCGCAACTGGATAGGCAGTACCACGGATGAAGAGTTTTATGAAGCCTGTGACAAGTATGGCCTCATGGTGTGGGACGATTTCTGGCTGAACTCCCATCCTAACTTACCGGACGATGTTTTTGCCTTTAACAGGAACGCGGTAGAAAAGATCAAGCGCCTGCGCAACCACCCGTCCATAGCAGTATGGTGCGGTGATAACGAAGGCTATCCCTTGCCTCCGCTCAATGGCTGGTTGCGTGAGGACGTGGCCACCTTTGACGCCGGCGACCGTTTGTACCAGGCCAATTCCCACGCCGATGGGCTGACCGGCAGTGGCCCCTGGGCCAACTTCCTGCCATCCTGGTACTTTACCCGCTTCCCTGGCGGCTTTGGCGGTACACCCGGCTGGGGCCTTCGCACGGAAATAGGCACGGCCGTATTTACAAACGTGGAAAGCTTTAAGCGCTTTATGCCGGATAGCAGCTGGTGGCCGCGCAATGAAATGTGGAACAAGCATTTCTTTGGCAAGAATGCCTTCAATGCAGGACCGGACCGTTATGATGATGCTATCACCAAAAGCTATGGCGCGCCCACCGGTATTGATGATTATTGCCGCAAAGCACAATTGCTCAATATTGAGACCAACAAAGCCATGTACGAAGGCTGGCTGCACAACATGTGGAATGATGCTTCCGGCATCATGACCTGGATGAGCCAATCTGCTTACCCCAGCTTTGTATGGCAGACCTATGACTACTACTACGATCTCACCGGTGCTTATTTCGGTGTAAAGAAAGCTTGTGAGCCCCTGCACATCCAGTGGAGCGCAGGTGACAACTCCGTGAAGGTGATCAACACCACGTTGCAAAACGCTCCCGGTCTCACCGCGGAAGCCATGGTGTACAACGTGGATGGCCGCCCGGCAAAAGAATTTGCCAAGACCGTAAAAGTAGATGCTGCCGCCGGTGCAGCCACACCCTGCTTTAACCTGAACTTTAATATTGACAACCTGGCCTTTCGCAAACCCGCGGTGGCTTCTTCCACTTCCAATGACGGGGGAGACGCCGGCGCAGTGGCGGATGGCAGCACCGGCAGCCGCTGGAGCAGTCACTACACAGACCATGAATGGGTGTACGTGGACCTGCAAGCGCCACAGGAGATCAGCAGCGTGGTGCTCAACTGGGAAACCGCCCACGCCAAAGCGTTCCGCCTGCTGGTATCGGACGATGCGCAAAACTGGAAAGAGATCTACCAGACCACGGATGGCAAAGGGGGGATGGAAACGGTAAACTTCCCGCCTGTAAAAGCCCGCTATGTAAAGATGCAGGGCGATAAGCGCGCCACGGAATGGGGGTATTCCCTCTACGATTTTGAAGTGTATGGAAAGCGCAGTAGTACGCTGAGCGATGTGCAGTTCATCCGCCTGTACCTGAAAGATGGCACCGGCAGAGTATTGTCTGACAACTTCTACTGGCGCAGCAACCGCGCAGCGGATTATACCGCGCTGAATAAGCTGGCGCCGGTAAAGCTGACCATTACGTCAAAGATGGAAACCGTAGGTGATAGCATCCGCATCCGGGCTATCGTGCGTAATCCAGCGTCCACAACGGCTTTTGCGGTGCGCGTGCAATTGCTGCGGGCAGACAATAACCAGCAGGTATTGCCCCTGCTCATGTCTGACAACTACTTCACGCTCTTTAAAGGTGAGCAGCAGGAAGTAGTGATGCAGGTGGAAAAGAAGGTGCTGGAAAATGGAAAATATAAACTGACCGCTATCCCTTATAACGGTAATTGA
- a CDS encoding RagB/SusD family nutrient uptake outer membrane protein, whose protein sequence is MKQLRIFLVIAAVAATMASCSKDYEKVPLEKFTIEYVFDKDDSLGTYANKFLNTIYSDLPQGYNRLNNDILDAASDDAVSISTSTTDVSLLATGGYTSYATIASETPWASCYAAIRQANIFVSNIDVSPVKEKLPNGYSIRYAWKAEARFLRALFYFELLKRYGGIPLMGDSARKLGDDVQVARSSFADCVSYLVKECDAIKDSLRPNPVVAPELNSHRATRGAALALKAKILLYAASPLFNGQNIDANNPLTGYTTYDKERWKLAADAARDLINERTFALLPNFKDIFITQNNSEVIFFRQGSNNSTIESTNGPLGFAKVANGRTNPTQELVDAFPMANGRAITDPQSGYNADDPYANRDPRFGMTILYNGCTWLNTQLQMFDGGQNKPAGQTPGTKTAYYMRKFMGNFETATQYSDITSHDWLILRYTEVVLNFAEAQNEYSGPTEEVYQVLKDLRARAGIAPGDDGMYGLAANMTQDSMRQVIRNERRIEMAFEEQRYWDVRRWRIAEQVLNNPLHGMQIIKDGATLTYNLVSVFKPSFSKKMYLYPIPYDEVVKNDHMVQNPGW, encoded by the coding sequence ATGAAGCAACTCCGCATTTTTCTCGTCATAGCCGCCGTAGCCGCCACCATGGCTTCCTGCAGCAAGGATTATGAAAAAGTGCCCCTTGAAAAATTCACGATCGAATACGTGTTTGACAAGGACGACTCCCTGGGCACTTACGCAAATAAATTTTTGAACACCATCTACTCTGACCTGCCACAAGGCTATAACCGGCTGAATAACGACATCCTGGACGCCGCGAGTGATGATGCTGTGTCTATCTCCACCAGCACCACGGATGTGTCCCTGCTGGCTACCGGTGGCTACACTTCCTATGCTACCATTGCCTCAGAAACGCCCTGGGCCAGCTGCTATGCAGCCATCCGCCAGGCAAACATTTTTGTGAGCAACATTGATGTAAGCCCGGTAAAGGAAAAGCTGCCAAACGGTTATTCCATCCGCTATGCCTGGAAGGCGGAAGCCCGCTTCCTGCGTGCACTCTTCTATTTTGAGCTGCTGAAGCGTTACGGCGGCATTCCCCTCATGGGCGACAGCGCCCGTAAACTGGGAGATGATGTACAGGTAGCCCGCAGCTCCTTTGCCGATTGCGTAAGCTACCTGGTAAAGGAATGTGATGCTATTAAAGACAGCCTGCGCCCCAATCCCGTGGTGGCACCGGAGCTGAACAGCCACCGCGCCACCCGCGGTGCGGCCCTGGCGCTCAAAGCCAAGATCCTGCTGTATGCGGCCAGCCCCTTGTTCAATGGACAGAATATTGACGCCAACAATCCGCTCACCGGCTACACCACCTATGATAAAGAACGCTGGAAACTGGCGGCAGACGCGGCCCGCGACCTGATCAACGAAAGAACTTTTGCGTTGCTGCCCAATTTTAAGGACATCTTCATCACACAAAATAACAGTGAAGTGATCTTCTTCCGCCAGGGCAGTAACAACTCCACGATAGAAAGTACCAACGGTCCTTTGGGCTTTGCAAAAGTGGCCAATGGCCGCACCAATCCTACCCAGGAACTGGTGGATGCCTTTCCCATGGCCAACGGGCGGGCGATCACAGACCCCCAGTCCGGCTACAACGCAGACGATCCCTATGCCAACCGTGACCCCCGTTTTGGCATGACCATCCTGTACAACGGCTGCACCTGGCTGAATACCCAGTTGCAGATGTTTGACGGTGGCCAGAACAAACCGGCAGGGCAAACACCCGGCACCAAAACGGCTTATTACATGCGCAAGTTCATGGGCAATTTTGAAACCGCTACCCAGTACAGTGATATAACCAGCCATGACTGGCTGATCCTGCGCTACACGGAAGTGGTGCTCAATTTTGCCGAAGCGCAGAACGAGTATAGTGGTCCCACGGAAGAGGTGTACCAGGTGCTGAAAGACCTGCGTGCCCGCGCCGGCATTGCACCCGGCGATGATGGGATGTATGGCCTTGCGGCCAATATGACCCAGGACTCCATGCGCCAGGTGATCCGCAACGAGCGCCGCATAGAAATGGCCTTTGAAGAGCAACGCTACTGGGACGTGCGCCGCTGGCGCATTGCAGAGCAGGTGCTCAACAACCCGCTGCATGGCATGCAGATCATCAAGGATGGCGCTACGCTCACCTACAACCTGGTATCTGTGTTCAAACCGTCCTTCAGCAAGAAGATGTACCTGTATCCCATTCCCTACGATGAAGTGGTGAAGAATGATCACATGGTACAGAACCCCGGCTGGTGA
- a CDS encoding SusC/RagA family TonB-linked outer membrane protein has translation MKHIFLLVLLVMAAPRLLPAQTKVVSGTVKDQNGVLPGAAVTEKGLPTNGSIVDGDGRFHLTLKGAGHTIEVKLVGYTKQEIDVAGKATVDVVLQPSNQGLDEVVVVGFNQAKRITNTGAVSAITGAEIRNVPTANVQNALMGKLPGFVSMQRSGQPGKDASDFFIRGVSSLNSDGNKPLIIVDDIEYTYDQLQQINVNEIESISILKDASTTAIYGIKGANGVLVVTTRRGKMGQPQVNARIEGGQQSPVKTPKFLDAYNTAVLVNEAYKNDGLAPKFTGEDLELFKNGKDPYGHPNIDWYNTVFKKHSYQTNSNIDISGGTPAVKYFISGGFLTQNGLVRDFSDPRNEVNTNYFFRRYNFRSNLDMQATKTLNLRLDLTTRFADINQPHSANVVSEVYNFEKIHPYSAPIMNPNGSYAFAADTKDELPTINARLANGGYTRSKRTDFNALFGGTQQLDMLTKGLSLTARVAYAGIEQYSRNLFRGADPPSYHYNPEDGSYTLDPRGFYRLQPYAVTGSTDLYSRNVNTQVFANYARSFGDNNFNGLLLYNLQSTTSMADIPSNFRGWSFKAGYNYKEKYLLDFNGAYNGSDRFQAARRNGFFPAVGAGWAISKEKFFSDLNSVVSLLKLRGSYGVVGSDVTAGNHYLFRQEYLNGPGYSFGESDAGQGTIYEGDLGSMYVTWEKARKADAGLDMNLFNDHLSVTVDYFHDVRYDQLVKKGSIPNIIGVGYSPTNVARTKNEGFDGQINYRTNIRRWNINTSLVFQHFHNEVLFKDEAQPAYPWLRETGHPIDQPFGYHWIGYYTPEDIAKIQSNAHDAPATPLSEYPIQAGDLKYQDVNGDGVIDNNDRRAIGKPNLASTVLGLTLGGGYKGFSINLLFQGAFGYSFAVVGTGIETFQSQFQPIHQQRWTPETAANAQFPRLTSNPTTINSASTYMSDFWLIDARYLRLKTVDMGYQLPSTLLPKGVNNARLYLSAYNLFTWTNYKKYQQDPEVASNTAGDAYFNQRVVNVGVQIGLK, from the coding sequence ATGAAACATATTTTTCTTTTAGTCCTGCTGGTAATGGCTGCACCACGGCTGCTGCCCGCGCAAACAAAAGTGGTCTCCGGCACGGTGAAAGACCAGAACGGGGTACTGCCCGGTGCCGCCGTTACGGAAAAGGGGCTGCCTACCAATGGCTCCATCGTAGACGGGGATGGCCGCTTCCATCTTACGCTCAAAGGCGCCGGTCACACCATCGAGGTGAAGCTGGTAGGATATACCAAACAGGAAATAGACGTAGCCGGCAAAGCCACGGTGGACGTGGTGTTGCAGCCATCTAACCAGGGGCTGGATGAAGTGGTGGTAGTAGGCTTTAACCAGGCCAAACGTATTACCAACACCGGTGCGGTAAGCGCCATTACCGGCGCGGAGATCCGCAATGTGCCCACGGCCAATGTGCAGAATGCCCTCATGGGTAAGCTGCCCGGCTTTGTATCCATGCAGCGCAGCGGCCAGCCGGGTAAAGATGCTTCTGACTTCTTTATCCGTGGTGTAAGCTCCCTGAACAGTGATGGTAACAAACCGCTGATCATCGTGGATGATATTGAATATACGTATGACCAGCTGCAGCAGATCAACGTGAACGAGATTGAAAGCATTTCCATCCTCAAAGACGCCTCTACTACGGCTATTTACGGTATCAAAGGTGCCAACGGTGTACTGGTGGTAACTACCCGCCGTGGTAAAATGGGCCAGCCCCAGGTGAATGCCCGCATTGAAGGTGGCCAGCAATCACCGGTAAAGACGCCTAAATTCCTCGATGCCTACAACACCGCGGTGCTGGTAAATGAAGCGTATAAGAATGACGGCCTGGCACCCAAATTCACCGGTGAAGACCTGGAGCTGTTTAAGAACGGGAAAGATCCCTACGGCCATCCGAACATCGACTGGTACAATACCGTGTTCAAAAAACACAGCTACCAGACCAATAGCAACATTGACATTTCCGGTGGTACCCCGGCGGTGAAGTACTTCATCTCCGGAGGCTTCCTCACGCAGAACGGCCTGGTGCGCGATTTCTCCGATCCGCGCAATGAAGTGAACACCAACTATTTCTTCCGCCGTTATAACTTCCGCTCTAACCTGGACATGCAGGCCACCAAAACGCTGAACCTGCGCCTGGACCTGACCACCCGCTTTGCAGACATCAACCAGCCGCATAGCGCCAACGTGGTATCGGAAGTATACAACTTTGAAAAGATCCATCCGTACTCTGCGCCCATCATGAACCCGAATGGTTCCTATGCATTTGCTGCAGACACGAAAGATGAACTGCCCACCATCAACGCACGCCTGGCAAACGGTGGCTACACCCGTAGCAAGCGCACAGACTTTAACGCGCTCTTTGGCGGCACCCAGCAACTGGATATGCTCACCAAAGGCTTGTCCCTCACCGCGCGCGTGGCATATGCCGGCATTGAGCAATATTCGCGGAACCTGTTCCGCGGTGCAGATCCTCCCTCTTACCACTACAATCCGGAGGATGGCTCTTACACCCTGGATCCGCGTGGCTTCTACCGCTTACAACCTTACGCGGTAACGGGCAGCACAGACCTGTACAGCCGGAATGTGAACACCCAGGTGTTTGCCAACTATGCGCGCAGCTTTGGTGATAATAACTTCAACGGCCTGCTGCTTTATAACCTGCAGAGCACCACGTCCATGGCGGATATCCCTTCTAACTTCCGGGGCTGGTCTTTCAAAGCCGGTTATAACTACAAGGAAAAATACCTGCTGGATTTCAATGGTGCCTACAATGGCTCCGACCGCTTCCAGGCAGCCCGGCGCAATGGCTTTTTCCCGGCTGTGGGCGCGGGGTGGGCCATCTCAAAAGAGAAATTCTTCAGTGACCTCAATAGCGTGGTAAGCCTCTTGAAACTGCGTGGTTCCTACGGTGTGGTAGGCTCTGACGTAACGGCGGGTAACCACTACCTGTTCCGCCAGGAGTACCTGAATGGCCCCGGCTACAGCTTTGGCGAAAGTGATGCCGGCCAGGGCACCATTTATGAAGGCGACCTGGGTAGCATGTACGTGACCTGGGAAAAGGCCAGGAAGGCCGATGCAGGCCTGGACATGAACCTGTTTAACGATCACCTGTCTGTAACCGTGGATTATTTCCATGACGTACGCTACGACCAGCTGGTAAAGAAAGGGTCTATTCCCAACATCATCGGTGTGGGTTACAGCCCTACTAACGTGGCGCGTACCAAGAACGAAGGCTTTGACGGCCAGATCAACTACCGCACCAACATACGCCGCTGGAACATCAATACCAGCCTGGTTTTCCAGCACTTCCACAACGAGGTGTTGTTTAAGGATGAAGCACAGCCGGCTTACCCCTGGCTGCGGGAAACCGGTCACCCCATTGACCAGCCCTTTGGTTATCACTGGATAGGTTACTACACGCCGGAAGACATTGCCAAGATCCAGAGCAATGCGCACGATGCTCCGGCTACACCGCTCAGTGAATATCCCATCCAGGCGGGCGACCTGAAATACCAGGACGTGAACGGCGATGGTGTGATAGATAACAACGACCGCCGCGCCATTGGTAAGCCTAACCTGGCCAGCACAGTGCTGGGCCTCACCCTGGGTGGGGGTTACAAAGGCTTCAGTATAAACCTGCTGTTCCAGGGCGCCTTCGGTTACAGCTTTGCGGTAGTGGGTACGGGCATTGAAACATTCCAGAGCCAGTTCCAGCCCATCCACCAGCAGCGCTGGACCCCGGAAACCGCCGCCAATGCACAGTTTCCGCGCCTCACCAGTAACCCCACCACGATCAACAGCGCCAGCACTTACATGTCTGATTTCTGGCTGATCGATGCGCGCTACCTGCGCCTGAAAACGGTGGACATGGGCTACCAGCTGCCCAGCACCTTACTGCCCAAAGGAGTTAACAACGCACGCCTGTACCTGAGCGCTTATAACCTGTTTACCTGGACCAACTACAAGAAATACCAGCAGGACCCTGAAGTAGCCAGCAACACCGCCGGTGATGCTTACTTCAACCAGCGCGTGGTAAATGTAGGGGTACAAATAGGTCTCAAATAA
- a CDS encoding DUF5005 domain-containing protein has product MKMTILLATAISLLASCMRSPMEDYKSWECAITSFKLPAGQVGNAIIVNTPDSGTITVSAEKDLDLTTINPIVTVSPGAKVLPAPGVKVNFADNGNGYTYTVTSAAGKVRKWYVHVVKPADPTGPRLQLLPNLGKWDPGVTVYSDLDYNDYLTRYRNWNGADGCYTVMLPDGRLLWSFQDSFFGNVSQDRNRTNNKMCRNAANLELDTSVQSFVQLNPGTGNTSETWVKYRDAPEDQDWYWPGTSQVHGNQLQMLLAHVRKTGNGTWDFAIVSTDLALYNLPSMQLDHIQENKDTYQNYSAASMAAPDGYTYMYATENGYLTTYMYVARVAGHDLTGTWEYYGDNGWSTTPQKKTVCSDITQPNVFYEDGKYYLVSQQNLFGLDIYIQEATSPIGPWTNKRTLYHIPEKYTVDFITYNAFVHRSLSRHGELVISYNINPTDFNSNFNVPGSADRYRPYFVRVFNWK; this is encoded by the coding sequence ATGAAAATGACTATACTGCTGGCCACGGCTATATCACTGCTCGCTTCCTGCATGCGCAGTCCCATGGAGGACTACAAAAGCTGGGAGTGCGCCATCACATCTTTCAAACTGCCTGCCGGCCAGGTAGGTAACGCCATTATCGTGAATACACCGGACTCCGGTACCATCACGGTGAGCGCGGAGAAAGACCTGGACCTTACCACTATCAACCCTATCGTTACCGTATCACCAGGCGCCAAAGTACTACCGGCGCCAGGTGTGAAGGTAAACTTTGCGGATAACGGTAACGGATATACGTACACAGTGACCTCCGCCGCCGGCAAGGTGCGCAAATGGTATGTGCACGTGGTGAAGCCCGCGGACCCCACCGGCCCGCGCCTGCAACTGCTGCCCAACCTGGGCAAATGGGACCCGGGGGTGACCGTGTACAGCGACCTGGATTACAATGATTACCTGACCCGCTACCGCAACTGGAACGGGGCAGATGGCTGCTACACCGTAATGCTGCCGGACGGGCGCCTGCTCTGGAGCTTCCAGGATAGCTTCTTTGGTAACGTAAGCCAGGACCGCAACCGCACCAACAACAAGATGTGCCGCAACGCTGCCAACCTGGAACTGGATACCTCCGTACAAAGTTTTGTGCAGCTCAATCCCGGCACCGGCAACACCAGTGAAACCTGGGTGAAGTACCGCGATGCGCCGGAAGACCAGGACTGGTACTGGCCCGGCACCAGCCAGGTACATGGCAACCAGCTGCAAATGTTGCTGGCCCATGTACGCAAGACCGGCAATGGCACCTGGGACTTTGCGATCGTCTCCACGGACCTGGCCCTTTACAACCTGCCCTCCATGCAGCTGGACCATATCCAGGAAAACAAAGACACCTACCAGAACTACAGCGCCGCCAGCATGGCCGCACCGGATGGCTACACGTATATGTATGCCACAGAGAACGGTTACCTCACCACTTACATGTACGTGGCGCGCGTGGCCGGGCATGATCTTACCGGTACCTGGGAATACTATGGCGATAATGGCTGGAGCACTACACCGCAGAAGAAAACTGTGTGCAGCGATATCACCCAACCCAACGTGTTTTATGAAGATGGTAAATACTACCTGGTGTCACAGCAAAACCTCTTTGGGCTGGACATCTACATCCAGGAAGCCACTTCGCCCATAGGGCCGTGGACCAACAAGCGCACGCTGTACCACATACCGGAGAAATATACAGTGGATTTCATCACCTATAACGCCTTTGTGCACCGCTCCCTGAGCCGGCACGGGGAGTTGGTGATCTCTTATAACATCAATCCCACGGACTTTAACAGCAACTTCAATGTGCCGGGCAGTGCTGACCGTTACCGTCCCTATTTCGTGCGCGTATTCAATTGGAAATAA